From a single Streptomyces misionensis genomic region:
- a CDS encoding acyltransferase has translation MPKRKNTFSSWRRGLAQRAVHQAWAWVQRTGSVTAEHPGSLRFGAIGEATRLAFPLGTVFGEPWIRLGSHCIIAEQVTLTAGLMPDLDLGPEPILRIGDGVVLGRGSHVIADTTVTIGRDCYFGPYVYVTSTNHSYDDPHEPIGRQWPRMEPVEIGPGCWIGTGAVILPGARIGRNVVVAAGAVVRGTVPDHAVVAGAPARVVRRWTAEDGWQPPLRTPAPVPIPDGTTPEQLRALARLDESAVARLAELDGEG, from the coding sequence GTGCCGAAGCGCAAGAACACGTTCTCATCCTGGCGCCGTGGCCTCGCCCAGCGTGCCGTCCACCAGGCATGGGCCTGGGTCCAGCGCACCGGCTCCGTCACGGCGGAGCATCCGGGCAGCCTCCGCTTCGGCGCCATCGGCGAGGCCACCCGGCTCGCCTTCCCGCTCGGCACGGTCTTCGGCGAGCCCTGGATCCGGCTCGGCTCCCACTGCATCATCGCCGAGCAGGTCACCCTGACCGCGGGGCTGATGCCGGACCTGGACCTCGGCCCGGAGCCCATCCTGCGCATCGGCGACGGCGTCGTGCTCGGCCGCGGCAGCCACGTCATCGCGGACACCACGGTGACCATCGGCCGGGACTGCTACTTCGGGCCGTACGTCTACGTCACCTCCACCAACCACTCCTACGACGATCCGCACGAGCCGATCGGCCGGCAGTGGCCCCGCATGGAGCCGGTGGAGATCGGCCCCGGCTGCTGGATCGGCACCGGAGCGGTGATCCTGCCGGGCGCGCGGATCGGCCGGAACGTCGTGGTGGCCGCCGGGGCCGTGGTACGCGGTACGGTGCCCGACCACGCCGTGGTGGCCGGCGCCCCCGCCAGGGTCGTACGGCGCTGGACGGCCGAGGACGGCTGGCAGCCGCCGCTGCGCACCCCCGCCCCGGTGCCGATCCCGGACGGGACCACGCCGGAGCAGTTGCGGGCGCTGGCCCGGCTGGACGAGTCCGCGGTGGCGCGGCTGGCGGAGCTGGACGGCGAGGGCTGA
- a CDS encoding lysylphosphatidylglycerol synthase transmembrane domain-containing protein has product MSSPSPTSSVAAPCAAGPAAPARSPAPMSARPVRLALCLAPLLVAGCWAAANRPVVSEGVRRLVAADPGWLLAGAGCTCLTWVAASCVRQGALPDRVPAGLLLASQCAAGAANHVLPGGLGAHAVTLRFLRARGVPLDRATASIGLYSLARSAAKALLLLVFLAVSPAWRRLADLVPDGPELVPAAAVAGGVVTGAGVLLTVVRPLRRPVTGLVRTALADVRAVHARPGRALALWGGALAMPLVQAGALACVGASLGLGLPWPQVVLAFLAAGTAVGAVPAPGGIAVDAALVWTLAAFGAAPAAATATVIGYRLVTDWLPILPGALVLSALVRAKAL; this is encoded by the coding sequence GTGTCCTCACCGTCCCCGACCTCCTCCGTCGCCGCGCCCTGCGCTGCCGGGCCCGCGGCCCCCGCCCGCTCGCCGGCGCCGATGTCCGCCCGGCCGGTGCGGCTGGCGCTGTGCCTGGCCCCGCTGCTGGTCGCGGGGTGCTGGGCGGCCGCCAACCGGCCCGTGGTGTCCGAGGGGGTGCGGCGGCTGGTCGCGGCCGACCCCGGGTGGCTGCTGGCCGGGGCCGGGTGCACGTGTCTGACCTGGGTGGCGGCCTCCTGTGTCCGGCAGGGCGCCCTGCCGGACCGGGTGCCGGCCGGGTTGCTGCTGGCGTCGCAGTGCGCCGCGGGGGCCGCGAACCATGTGCTGCCCGGCGGGCTCGGCGCGCACGCCGTCACCCTGCGCTTCCTGCGGGCGCGGGGCGTGCCGCTGGACCGGGCGACGGCGTCGATCGGTCTCTACTCCCTGGCCAGGTCCGCCGCCAAGGCGCTGTTGCTGCTCGTCTTCCTGGCGGTCTCGCCGGCCTGGCGGCGCCTTGCCGACCTGGTGCCGGACGGGCCCGAGCTGGTGCCGGCCGCGGCGGTGGCGGGCGGCGTCGTGACCGGGGCGGGGGTGCTGCTGACGGTCGTACGGCCGTTGCGGCGACCGGTGACCGGACTGGTGCGCACCGCGCTCGCCGACGTCCGGGCGGTGCACGCGCGGCCCGGCCGGGCGCTGGCCCTGTGGGGCGGCGCGCTGGCGATGCCGCTGGTGCAGGCGGGGGCGCTGGCCTGTGTCGGCGCCTCGCTCGGGCTCGGGCTGCCCTGGCCCCAGGTGGTGCTGGCGTTCCTCGCGGCGGGCACCGCCGTGGGCGCCGTGCCCGCGCCCGGCGGGATCGCGGTGGACGCGGCGCTGGTGTGGACCCTGGCCGCGTTCGGCGCCGCGCCCGCCGCGGCGACCGCCACCGTCATCGGCTACCGGCTGGTCACCGACTGGCTGCCGATACTCCCCGGAGCGCTCGTCCTGTCGGCACTGGTCCGGGCCAAGGCGCTCTGA
- a CDS encoding spermidine synthase → MTDQIPVFRTTDHGAAKLMPDVDRERAWLLTVDGAPQSYVDLDEPTYLEFEYARRLGHALDTVAPRGRALDVVHLGGGALTLPRYVAATRPGSRQDVVEADRGLLELVGEYLPLPEGSGVAVHAADARAWLEAAPDDSADVLIADVFGGSRVPAHLTTLAYAREAERVLRRGGTYLANLADAAPFAFLRSQLATFAAVFEELALIAEPGVLRGRRFGNAVLVASHRPPDVATLARRVAADAFPARVEHGAALTEFIGSARPVEDADAVPSPVPPGGAFGIG, encoded by the coding sequence GTGACCGACCAGATACCCGTGTTCCGCACCACCGATCACGGCGCCGCCAAGCTGATGCCCGACGTCGACCGGGAGCGGGCCTGGCTGCTGACGGTGGACGGGGCGCCGCAGTCGTACGTCGACCTGGACGAGCCGACGTACCTGGAGTTCGAGTACGCGCGGCGCCTCGGACACGCGCTGGACACGGTGGCACCGCGGGGCCGGGCGCTGGACGTGGTGCACCTGGGCGGGGGCGCGCTCACCCTGCCCCGGTACGTCGCGGCGACCCGGCCGGGCTCCCGGCAGGACGTCGTGGAGGCCGACCGGGGGCTGCTGGAACTGGTCGGCGAGTACCTCCCGCTGCCCGAGGGCTCGGGCGTCGCGGTGCACGCCGCGGACGCCCGGGCCTGGCTGGAGGCGGCACCGGACGACTCGGCCGACGTGCTGATCGCGGACGTCTTCGGCGGCTCCCGGGTCCCGGCCCACCTCACCACCCTCGCCTACGCCCGCGAGGCCGAGCGGGTCCTCAGGCGCGGCGGGACCTATCTGGCCAATCTCGCGGACGCGGCGCCGTTCGCCTTTCTCCGCTCCCAACTGGCCACGTTCGCCGCGGTGTTCGAGGAGCTGGCGCTGATCGCCGAGCCGGGGGTGCTGCGCGGCCGGCGGTTCGGCAACGCGGTGCTCGTCGCCTCGCACCGGCCGCCGGACGTCGCCACGCTGGCCCGCCGGGTGGCCGCGGACGCCTTTCCCGCCCGGGTCGAACACGGCGCCGCGCTCACGGAGTTCATCGGCTCCGCGCGGCCGGTCGAGGACGCGGACGCGGTGCCGTCGCCCGTGCCGCCGGGCGGGGCGTTCGGCATCGGCTGA
- a CDS encoding DMT family transporter, which produces MTALFALITSLLWGLADFGGGLLTRRTPALTVVVVSQGIAAAVLGAVVVATGAWSEAGPRLWFAFAAGLVGPVALLSFYKALALGPMGVVSPLATLSVVVPVGVGLFLGERPGLLQFAGIAVAVLGVVLAGGPQLRGAPVERRTVLLTLVSALGFGTVFALIAEASTTVTGLFLALFVQRLTNVAVGGAALAASLRRGNAAVPQSGFPYRSLPALAFVGLADVAANGTYAIAAQHGPITVAAVLASLYPVVTALAARGFLSERLRAIQAAGAGLALLGTVLLATG; this is translated from the coding sequence GTGACCGCCCTCTTCGCCCTGATCACCAGCCTGTTGTGGGGGCTGGCCGACTTCGGCGGCGGGCTGCTGACACGACGTACGCCCGCGCTGACGGTGGTGGTCGTCTCCCAGGGCATCGCGGCGGCCGTGCTCGGCGCGGTCGTCGTGGCCACGGGTGCCTGGAGCGAGGCCGGGCCCCGGCTCTGGTTCGCGTTCGCGGCGGGCCTGGTCGGCCCGGTGGCGCTCCTCTCCTTCTACAAGGCCCTCGCCCTCGGCCCCATGGGCGTCGTCTCGCCGCTCGCCACCCTCAGCGTCGTGGTCCCCGTCGGCGTGGGCCTGTTCCTGGGCGAGCGGCCGGGGCTGCTCCAGTTCGCGGGCATCGCGGTCGCCGTCCTCGGGGTCGTCCTCGCGGGCGGCCCGCAACTGCGCGGCGCGCCCGTGGAGCGGCGCACCGTCCTGCTCACCCTGGTCTCGGCGCTCGGCTTCGGCACGGTGTTCGCCCTGATCGCCGAGGCCTCCACCACGGTCACCGGTCTCTTCCTCGCGCTGTTCGTGCAGCGGCTGACCAATGTCGCGGTGGGCGGGGCCGCACTCGCCGCCTCCCTGCGGCGCGGCAACGCCGCCGTGCCGCAGAGCGGCTTCCCCTACCGCTCGCTGCCCGCGCTGGCCTTCGTCGGCCTGGCCGATGTCGCGGCCAACGGCACCTACGCGATCGCCGCCCAGCACGGCCCGATCACGGTGGCCGCCGTGCTCGCCTCGCTCTACCCGGTGGTGACCGCGCTGGCCGCCCGCGGCTTCCTCAGCGAGCGGCTGCGCGCGATCCAGGCGGCGGGCGCGGGCCTCGCCCTGCTGGGCACGGTGCTGCTGGCGACCGGCTGA
- a CDS encoding recombinase family protein — protein MEQEIDLYLRRSKITREGVEALTFKTQEERGRAWADQHGYHVRKVWKDNLSAWTDVKRPDFIKALGALRRKEVPALWCYAVDRFDRQGAGSVIQLLDSGARIIFDYERLDSAVQRDRERIISDAERAKTVSDLLSHRVRDTKQGQRRRGEWLGAAPFGLRKDKSGKLHHDKHWDTVVRLITDVADGHAPRAVAQRLTEARRESPRGGPWNASTVRRIVHNPVYEGWQVVAFSRKYTWPVAYRNEAGERVRVFADGVEPVPAELVARARRVHAGHQRGTLGSRVGKASHLLTDLLRCAGCGAKMPTSGRSYVCNGHAMGKPCPAPASAMKARIEEYVYAEWLAKVSSADVAAGDPLMIAVAERWAALTAPEETEAAHEALAAVKAAEAAIERLANDRAKGIYDGAMGKHFPRLVAEAEETLKEAQATADALTGRNVDLTMFDDDELLQQAWNGADLPMRRDLLRVAIDKITVTRADRRGAPFDGDARCTIEWATPEED, from the coding sequence GTGGAACAGGAGATCGACCTCTACCTACGGAGGAGCAAGATCACGCGTGAAGGCGTGGAGGCGCTCACCTTCAAGACGCAAGAGGAGCGCGGGAGGGCGTGGGCGGACCAGCACGGCTACCACGTGCGGAAAGTCTGGAAGGACAATCTGAGCGCGTGGACGGACGTTAAGCGTCCGGACTTCATCAAAGCTCTGGGTGCGCTGAGGCGCAAAGAGGTCCCCGCGCTCTGGTGTTACGCAGTAGATAGGTTCGACCGTCAGGGCGCCGGCTCGGTCATTCAGCTACTTGACTCAGGCGCCCGGATCATCTTCGACTATGAGCGGCTCGATAGCGCCGTGCAGCGCGACCGAGAACGGATCATCAGCGACGCTGAGCGGGCAAAAACGGTCTCTGACCTTCTTTCCCACCGAGTGCGGGACACAAAGCAGGGACAGAGACGACGAGGGGAATGGCTCGGCGCTGCCCCGTTCGGCCTGCGGAAAGACAAGAGCGGCAAGCTCCATCATGACAAGCACTGGGACACGGTGGTGCGTCTCATCACCGACGTCGCAGACGGACATGCGCCACGAGCGGTAGCCCAACGCCTAACGGAGGCCCGCCGGGAATCTCCGAGGGGTGGTCCGTGGAACGCTTCAACAGTCCGGCGGATCGTGCACAACCCTGTATACGAGGGTTGGCAAGTAGTCGCCTTTTCCCGCAAGTACACGTGGCCCGTGGCCTATCGGAACGAGGCAGGGGAACGCGTCCGCGTCTTCGCTGACGGAGTCGAGCCAGTACCCGCGGAACTCGTCGCCAGGGCCCGTCGCGTGCACGCAGGGCACCAGCGCGGTACACTGGGGTCCCGCGTCGGCAAGGCGTCCCACCTCCTGACCGACCTTCTTCGGTGTGCGGGCTGCGGGGCGAAGATGCCGACGAGCGGACGCTCCTACGTCTGCAACGGACACGCAATGGGCAAGCCGTGTCCGGCGCCGGCGTCCGCCATGAAAGCGCGCATCGAGGAGTACGTATACGCGGAGTGGTTGGCGAAGGTGAGCAGCGCTGACGTTGCCGCGGGCGACCCCCTCATGATCGCCGTAGCAGAGCGCTGGGCGGCCCTCACAGCACCGGAGGAGACGGAGGCCGCACACGAAGCTCTGGCGGCTGTAAAGGCGGCTGAGGCCGCCATCGAGCGCCTGGCCAACGACCGCGCGAAGGGCATCTACGACGGAGCGATGGGGAAACACTTCCCGCGCCTCGTCGCGGAGGCTGAGGAGACTCTGAAAGAGGCGCAGGCGACCGCGGACGCCCTCACGGGCCGGAACGTCGACCTGACGATGTTCGATGATGACGAGCTTCTACAACAGGCGTGGAACGGGGCTGATTTGCCTATGCGCCGGGACCTCCTACGAGTGGCCATAGACAAGATCACGGTCACTCGCGCGGATCGGCGCGGCGCTCCGTTCGACGGAGACGCTCGATGCACCATCGAATGGGCGACACCGGAAGAGGACTAG
- a CDS encoding SHOCT domain-containing protein, whose translation MSAQTHLAYDYPLASAFFTMLWFALWILWLFLLFRVVFDIFRDDGLGGWAKAGWLAFVVVLPYLGVLVYLVARGRGMGRREVEQAQSRKREFDEYIRRTAGPERPSATDELVRLSEMRAHGSITEEEFARAKQLVLSGRRPDS comes from the coding sequence ATGAGCGCGCAGACCCATCTGGCGTACGACTATCCACTGGCCAGCGCCTTCTTCACCATGCTCTGGTTCGCGCTGTGGATCCTGTGGCTGTTCCTGCTCTTCCGGGTCGTCTTCGACATCTTCCGGGACGACGGTCTCGGCGGCTGGGCCAAGGCCGGCTGGCTGGCCTTCGTGGTCGTCCTGCCGTACCTGGGCGTGCTGGTCTACCTCGTCGCCCGCGGCAGGGGCATGGGCCGGCGGGAGGTCGAGCAGGCGCAGTCGCGCAAGCGCGAGTTCGACGAGTACATCCGCCGCACGGCGGGGCCCGAACGCCCCAGCGCCACCGACGAACTGGTCAGACTCTCGGAGATGCGCGCCCACGGCAGCATCACCGAGGAGGAGTTCGCCCGCGCCAAGCAGCTCGTCCTCAGCGGCCGGCGCCCCGATTCCTGA
- a CDS encoding helix-turn-helix domain-containing protein → MSDLELLTQSLARNVRHWRSVRGFTLDVLAARSNVSRGMLIQIEQARTNPSIGTIVKIGDALGISVTTLLDYARGPKVRIVPAERAVRLWRSESGSHNRLLAGTEAPGPLELWDWVLMPGDQSVAEPHPPGTVELVHVIDGELTLTVEGEDHRVPTGASATFEANVPHVYANRGDVPMKMMMAVSVPPVQ, encoded by the coding sequence GTGTCTGACCTCGAACTGCTGACCCAGTCACTGGCGCGCAACGTCAGGCACTGGCGTTCGGTGCGCGGCTTCACCCTGGACGTGCTCGCCGCGCGGTCCAACGTCAGCCGGGGGATGCTCATCCAGATCGAGCAGGCCCGCACCAACCCGAGCATCGGCACCATCGTCAAGATCGGCGACGCGCTCGGCATCAGCGTCACCACCCTGCTCGACTACGCGCGGGGCCCCAAGGTGCGCATCGTTCCCGCCGAGCGGGCGGTACGGCTGTGGCGGTCGGAGTCCGGCAGCCACAACCGGCTCCTGGCGGGCACCGAGGCCCCCGGCCCGCTGGAGTTGTGGGACTGGGTGCTGATGCCGGGCGACCAGAGCGTGGCGGAGCCGCACCCGCCGGGCACCGTCGAACTCGTCCATGTCATCGACGGCGAACTCACCCTCACCGTCGAGGGCGAGGACCACCGCGTACCGACCGGCGCCAGCGCCACCTTCGAGGCCAACGTCCCGCACGTCTACGCCAACCGCGGCGACGTCCCCATGAAGATGATGATGGCGGTCTCCGTGCCGCCCGTGCAGTGA
- a CDS encoding DUF4442 domain-containing protein has translation MTAMSADQMSIGEMLAATVPMARTLNLQFQETTAERAVLSLPDQGEYHNHVGGPHAGAMFTLGESASGAIVLAAFGDQLSRAVPLAVRAEIAYKKLAMGAVTATATLGRPAAEVVAELDAGQRPEFPVTIEIRRADGAVTGEMTVVWTLRPNG, from the coding sequence ATGACGGCCATGAGCGCAGACCAGATGTCGATCGGCGAGATGCTCGCCGCCACCGTGCCGATGGCCCGGACGCTGAACCTCCAGTTCCAGGAGACCACCGCCGAGCGGGCCGTGCTGTCCCTGCCGGACCAGGGGGAGTACCACAACCACGTGGGCGGGCCGCACGCCGGCGCGATGTTCACGCTCGGGGAGTCGGCGAGCGGCGCGATCGTGCTGGCCGCCTTCGGGGACCAGCTCTCGCGCGCGGTGCCGCTCGCGGTGCGCGCCGAGATCGCCTACAAGAAGCTGGCGATGGGCGCCGTCACCGCGACCGCGACCCTGGGCCGGCCGGCCGCCGAGGTCGTGGCCGAACTCGACGCCGGGCAACGCCCCGAGTTCCCGGTGACGATCGAGATCCGACGCGCGGACGGCGCGGTCACCGGCGAGATGACAGTCGTGTGGACGCTGCGCCCCAACGGCTGA
- a CDS encoding DedA family protein, producing the protein MHVQEWLDSVPAVAVYAVVALVIGVESLGIPLPGEIVLVSAALMSSQHSHINPLILGACATAGAVIGDSIGYAIGRKGGRPLLAWLGKKFPRHFGEGHVATAERSFQKWGMWAVFFGRFVALLRIFAGPLAGVLHMPYWKFLIANVLGGICWAGGTTAAVYYVGVVAEGWLKKFSYVGLAAAVVLGLATMLVVKRRAKKAQQELAHKEPEPVSAGD; encoded by the coding sequence GTGCACGTCCAGGAATGGCTCGACTCGGTGCCGGCGGTCGCCGTCTACGCCGTGGTGGCCCTGGTGATCGGCGTCGAAAGCCTCGGCATCCCGCTGCCGGGCGAGATCGTGCTGGTCTCCGCCGCGCTCATGTCCTCCCAGCACTCCCACATCAACCCGCTGATCCTCGGCGCCTGCGCGACCGCGGGCGCGGTGATCGGCGACTCCATCGGCTACGCCATCGGGCGCAAGGGCGGCCGGCCGCTGCTGGCCTGGCTGGGCAAGAAGTTCCCGAGGCACTTCGGCGAGGGGCACGTGGCCACCGCCGAGCGCTCGTTCCAGAAGTGGGGCATGTGGGCCGTCTTCTTCGGCCGCTTCGTCGCCCTGCTGCGCATCTTCGCCGGCCCCCTCGCCGGCGTCCTGCACATGCCCTACTGGAAGTTCCTGATCGCCAACGTCCTCGGCGGCATCTGCTGGGCCGGCGGCACCACGGCCGCCGTCTACTACGTGGGCGTGGTCGCCGAGGGCTGGCTCAAGAAGTTCTCCTACGTGGGCCTCGCCGCCGCGGTGGTGCTGGGCCTGGCCACCATGCTGGTCGTCAAGCGCAGGGCGAAGAAGGCCCAGCAGGAGCTCGCGCACAAGGAGCCGGAACCCGTCAGCGCCGGGGACTGA
- a CDS encoding cation diffusion facilitator family transporter, translating to MSDHHEHGPHEHGTSSLRHRLAHLLTPHSHETADKLDAALESSAQGMRALWVSLAVLGATALAQAAVVAVSGSVALLGDTVHNAADALTAVPLGIAFVLGRRAANRRFTYGYGRAEDLAGLVIVLTIAASAAFAAWAAVGRLLDPRPVTDLPAVAAAALVGFAGNEWVARYRIRVGRRIGSAALVADGLHARTDGFTSLAVLLGAAGSALGLHLADPVVGLAITAAIVLVLRDAAREVLRRMLDAVDPALVDRAERAALAVPGVRSVGELRLRWIGHRLRAELAVVVDGEATLRQAHAIAVAAEHALLHALPRLTAALVHADPAPVPGERDPHLALAHHLTP from the coding sequence GTGAGCGATCACCACGAGCACGGCCCGCACGAGCACGGCACCTCCTCGCTCCGCCACCGCCTGGCCCATCTGCTCACCCCGCACTCGCACGAGACCGCCGACAAACTGGACGCGGCGCTGGAGTCCTCGGCGCAGGGGATGCGCGCGCTGTGGGTGTCGCTGGCCGTGCTGGGCGCGACCGCGCTGGCGCAGGCGGCCGTGGTGGCCGTCTCGGGGTCCGTCGCGCTGCTCGGCGACACCGTGCACAACGCCGCCGACGCGCTGACCGCCGTACCGCTCGGCATCGCCTTCGTGCTGGGGCGGCGGGCCGCGAACCGGCGGTTCACCTACGGCTACGGCCGTGCCGAGGACCTCGCGGGGCTGGTGATCGTGCTGACGATCGCGGCCTCGGCGGCCTTCGCCGCGTGGGCGGCCGTCGGCCGGCTGCTCGACCCCCGTCCGGTCACCGACCTGCCCGCCGTGGCGGCGGCCGCGCTGGTCGGCTTCGCGGGCAACGAGTGGGTGGCCCGGTACCGGATCCGGGTCGGCCGGCGCATCGGCTCGGCCGCGCTCGTCGCCGACGGGCTGCACGCCCGCACCGACGGCTTCACCTCGCTCGCCGTGCTGCTGGGCGCCGCCGGGTCCGCCCTCGGCCTCCACCTCGCGGACCCGGTCGTCGGGCTGGCGATCACGGCCGCGATCGTGCTGGTGCTGCGGGACGCGGCGCGGGAGGTGCTGCGGCGGATGCTGGACGCCGTGGACCCGGCCCTGGTGGACCGGGCCGAGCGGGCGGCGCTGGCGGTGCCGGGGGTGCGCTCGGTGGGCGAACTGCGGCTGCGCTGGATCGGGCACCGGCTGCGGGCCGAACTCGCGGTGGTGGTGGACGGCGAGGCCACGCTGCGGCAGGCGCACGCGATCGCCGTCGCGGCCGAACACGCCCTGCTGCACGCCCTGCCACGGCTGACCGCCGCCCTGGTGCACGCCGATCCGGCGCCGGTGCCGGGCGAGCGGGACCCGCATCTCGCCCTCGCCCATCACCTCACGCCGTAG
- a CDS encoding YbaK/EbsC family protein, whose product MRAPIGNFETATPVPDCLDELTAPVADAVRNWRAGIPADRVLYVDTDPRWADTAVFLEHYGSDLTERSANCVVVAGKRGGETTLAACLVLSTTRVDVNGAVRRQLGSRKASFAPMETATGETGMEYGGITPIGLPADWPLLVDTAVVDLPYVLVGSGRRRGKLLVPGKVFAELPGAVVLEGLGV is encoded by the coding sequence ATGCGCGCACCCATCGGAAACTTCGAGACCGCGACCCCGGTGCCGGACTGCCTGGACGAACTGACCGCCCCGGTGGCCGACGCCGTACGGAACTGGCGGGCGGGCATCCCCGCCGACCGCGTCCTCTATGTCGACACCGACCCGCGCTGGGCCGACACCGCCGTCTTCCTCGAGCACTACGGCAGCGATCTGACCGAGCGGTCGGCCAACTGCGTGGTGGTCGCGGGCAAGCGGGGCGGCGAGACCACGCTCGCCGCGTGCCTGGTGCTGTCCACCACCCGGGTCGACGTCAACGGCGCGGTCCGCCGCCAACTGGGCTCGCGCAAGGCTTCGTTCGCCCCGATGGAGACGGCGACCGGCGAGACCGGCATGGAGTACGGCGGCATCACCCCCATCGGACTGCCCGCCGACTGGCCCCTCTTGGTGGACACGGCCGTCGTCGACCTGCCCTACGTCCTGGTCGGCAGCGGCCGGCGGCGCGGCAAACTGCTGGTGCCGGGCAAGGTGTTCGCCGAGCTGCCCGGGGCGGTCGTGCTGGAGGGGCTCGGCGTCTGA
- a CDS encoding gamma carbonic anhydrase family protein, whose protein sequence is MTRRALIVAIGGKEPEVDAEAFVAPNASLIGDVTVGAGASVWYGAVVRGDVERISVGAQANVQDNVTLHADPGFPVRIGERVSIGHNAVVHGATVEDDCLIGMGATVLNGAVIGAGSLVAAQALVPQGMVVPAGSLVAGVPAKVRRELSAEEREGLTLNGTLYAGLAQAHREVHE, encoded by the coding sequence ATGACGCGGCGGGCACTGATCGTGGCGATCGGCGGCAAGGAACCGGAGGTGGACGCGGAGGCGTTCGTGGCGCCGAACGCCTCGCTGATCGGGGACGTGACCGTGGGCGCGGGGGCGAGCGTCTGGTACGGCGCGGTGGTGCGCGGGGACGTCGAGCGGATCTCGGTGGGGGCGCAGGCGAACGTGCAGGACAACGTCACGCTGCACGCCGACCCCGGGTTCCCGGTGCGCATCGGGGAGCGGGTGTCCATCGGGCACAACGCGGTGGTGCACGGGGCGACCGTGGAGGACGACTGCCTGATCGGGATGGGGGCGACGGTGCTCAACGGGGCGGTGATCGGGGCGGGTTCCCTGGTGGCCGCGCAGGCGCTGGTGCCCCAGGGGATGGTGGTGCCGGCCGGGTCACTGGTGGCGGGGGTGCCCGCGAAGGTGCGGCGCGAGCTGTCCGCCGAGGAGCGGGAGGGGCTGACCCTGAACGGCACGCTGTACGCCGGGCTGGCCCAGGCGCATCGCGAGGTGCACGAGTAG
- a CDS encoding endo-1,4-beta-xylanase, translating into MKQLRRRSTLVATGVAALLLVPAAVAVAGNNSGPADTSLRALASKQGLRIGTAVDAAQLGTNKAYTDIVADQFSAVTPENAMKWESVEPSEGVHDWKQADQLVRFAQQHGQAVRGHTLMWHNQLPGWLTTGVANGSISDARLRDILHQHVTDEVTHFKGKVWQWDVANEVFANSWDTPRADGLNADDFWIQHLGSGIVADVFRWAHKADPKALLMYNDYNITGEDGTNAKFQAVYDFVKKLRAQGVPIDGIGEQAHLDTQYGFDARQYQADLQAFGDLGLKVAVTEADVRTFVDNATDQVPTDALAQYAQPYEFSELLKGCELVRQCISFTAWGVHDGDSWIPGTFSGEGYGLLYDVNLKPKPAYSTLQQDLKLAAGTVRHAGD; encoded by the coding sequence GTGAAGCAACTTCGGCGCAGATCCACGCTCGTCGCCACTGGTGTCGCCGCCCTGCTGCTCGTTCCCGCCGCCGTAGCGGTCGCGGGCAACAACAGCGGACCGGCCGACACCTCCCTGCGGGCGCTGGCGTCGAAGCAGGGCCTGCGGATCGGCACCGCGGTCGACGCGGCCCAGCTGGGCACCAACAAGGCCTACACCGACATCGTCGCCGACCAGTTCTCCGCGGTCACGCCCGAGAACGCCATGAAGTGGGAGAGCGTGGAGCCCAGCGAGGGCGTCCACGACTGGAAGCAGGCGGACCAGCTGGTGCGGTTCGCCCAGCAGCACGGCCAGGCGGTGCGCGGGCACACCCTCATGTGGCACAACCAGCTGCCCGGCTGGCTGACCACCGGGGTCGCGAACGGCTCCATCAGCGACGCCCGGCTGCGCGACATCCTCCACCAGCACGTCACCGACGAGGTCACCCACTTCAAGGGCAAGGTGTGGCAGTGGGACGTCGCCAACGAGGTCTTCGCCAACTCCTGGGACACCCCGCGGGCCGACGGTCTGAACGCCGACGACTTCTGGATCCAGCACCTCGGTTCGGGCATCGTGGCGGACGTGTTCCGCTGGGCGCACAAGGCCGACCCGAAGGCCCTGCTGATGTACAACGACTACAACATCACCGGCGAGGACGGGACCAACGCCAAGTTCCAGGCGGTCTACGACTTCGTCAAGAAGCTGCGGGCGCAGGGCGTGCCGATCGACGGCATCGGCGAGCAGGCCCACCTCGACACCCAGTACGGCTTCGACGCCCGGCAGTACCAGGCCGATCTCCAGGCGTTCGGCGACCTGGGGCTGAAGGTCGCCGTCACCGAGGCCGACGTGCGCACCTTCGTCGACAACGCGACCGACCAGGTGCCCACGGACGCGCTCGCCCAGTACGCCCAGCCCTACGAGTTCTCCGAACTGCTCAAGGGCTGCGAACTGGTCCGCCAGTGCATCTCCTTCACCGCCTGGGGCGTCCACGACGGCGACTCCTGGATCCCGGGCACGTTCAGCGGCGAGGGGTACGGCCTGCTCTACGACGTGAACCTGAAGCCGAAGCCCGCCTACTCCACGCTCCAGCAGGACCTGAAGCTGGCGGCGGGCACCGTCCGCCACGCGGGCGACTGA